DNA sequence from the Xenopus tropicalis strain Nigerian chromosome 4, UCB_Xtro_10.0, whole genome shotgun sequence genome:
CTCAACATCTGGAATTGCTACATCAACCTGTGGCCCTTTCATATCAATTTTGGGTCCTTTAAATTCTCCCTCCATTTTAGGCCCTTTTATATTTAAGCCTAGATCAGGCATGGAGACCTTGGGCATAGAAGGCATCTGAAATTTGGGACCTTTCACCTTTCCATCAACATCTACATCTGGAGCCTCAAGATTTACTTCTGGAGCCTTGATATCAACTTTAGGGCCTTTTAAATCACCTTCCACTTTAGGACCTTTAAGATTGAAGTCTAGATCAGGCATATGCAGTGACGGCATCTTAAATTTGGAACCTTTCACCTTTCCATCAATATCTACATCTGGAGCCTCAAGATTTACTTCTGGAGCCTTGAAATCAACTTTGGGACCTTTTAAATCACCTTCCACTTTAGGACCTTTAAAATTGAAGTCTAAATCAGGCATATGCAGTGATGGCATCTTAAATTTGGAACCTTTCACCTTTCCATCAATATCTACATCTGGAGCCTCAAGATTTATTTCTGGAGCCCTGATGTCAACTTTGGGGCCTTTTAAATCACCTTCCACTTTAGGACCTTTAAGATTAAAGTCTAAATCAGGCATATGCAGTGATGGCATCTTAAATTTGGAACCTTTCACCTTTCCATCAATATCTACATCTGGAGCCTCAAGATTTACTTCTGGAGCCCTGATGTCAACTTTGGGGCCTTTTAAATCACCTTCCACTTTAGGACCTTTAAGATTAAAGTCTAAATCAGGCATATGCAGTGATGGCATCTTAAATTTGGAACCTTTCACCTTTCCATCAATATCTACATCTGGAGCCTCAAGATTTACTTCTGGAGCCCTGATGTCAACTTTGGGGCCTTTTAAATCACCTTCCACTTTAGGACCTTTAAGATTGAAGTCTATATCAGGCATATGCAGTGACGGCATCTTAAATTTGGAACCTTTCACCTTTCCATCAATATCTACATCTGGAGCCTCAAGATTTACTTCTGGAGCCCTGATGTCAACTTTGGGGCCTTTTAAATCACCTTCCACTTTAGGACCTTTAAGATTAAAGTCTAAATCAGGCATATGCAGTGATGGCATCTTAAATTTGGAACCTTTCACCTTTCCATCAATATCTACATCTGGAGCCTCAAGATTTACTTCTGGAGCCCTGATGTCAACTTTGGGGCCTTTTAAATCACCTTCCACTTTAGGACCTTTAAGATTAAAGTCTAAATCAGGCATATGCAGTGATGGCATCTTAAATTTGGAACCTTTCACCTTTCCATCAATATCTACATCTGGAGCCTCAAGATTTACTTCTGGAGCCCTGATGTCAGCTTTGGGGCCTTTTAAATCACCTTCCACTTTAGGACCTTTAAGATTGAAGTCTATATCAGGCATATGCAGTGATGGCATTTTAAATTTGGGACCTTTCACTTTTCCCTCTGGGCATTCTATGTCTAACTCTGGGGCACTGATGTCAAGCTTTGGTCCTGATACATCTATTTCTCCTTCTGGAAGTGCAATATCTATATCTTTACCCTTCACTTTTGGGCCGGAAAACCCAAACGTAGGCATTTTAAATTTAGGCATTTTCAGTTTTCCTTCTGGCCCCTCTAGCTCAACATCTGGAATTTCTACATCGACCTCTGGCCCTTTCATGTCAATTTTGGGTCCTTTCAATTCTCCCTCTACTTTAGGCCCTTTTACGTTTAAGCCTAGATCAGGCATGGAGACCTTGGGCATAGAAGGCATCTTAAATTTGGGACCTTTCACCTTTCCATCTACATCTGGAGCCTCAAGATTTACTTCTGGAGCATTAATGTCAACTTTTGGGCCTTTTAAATCACCTTCCACTTTAGGACCTTTAAGATTGAAGTCTAGATCAGGCATATGCAGTGACGGCATTTTAAATTTGGAACCTTTCACCTTTCCATCAATATCTACATCTGGAGCCTCAAGATTTACTTCTGGAGCACTGATGTCAACTTTGGGGCCTTTTAAATCACCTTCCACTTTAGGACCTTTAAGATTGAAGTCTATATCAGGCATATGCAGTGACGGCATTTTAAATTTGGAACCTTTCACCTTTCCATCAATATCTACATCTGGAGCCTCAAGATTTACTTCTGGAGCACTGATGTCAACTTTGGGGCCTTTTAAATCACCTTCCACTTTAGGACCTTTAAGATTGAAGTCTAGATCAGGCATATGCAGTGACGGCATTTTAAATTTGGAACCTTTCACCTTTCCATCAATATCTACATCTGGAGCACTGATGTCAACTTTGGGGCCTTTTAAATCACCTTCCACTTTAGGACCTTTAAGATTGAAGTCTAGATCAGGCATATGCAGTGACGGCATTTTAAATTTGGAACCTTTCACCTTTCCATCAATATCTACATCTGGAGCCTCAAGATTTACTTCTGGAGCACTGATGTCAACTTTGGGGCCTTTTAAATCACCTTCCACTTTAGGACCTTTAAGATTGAAGTCTATATCAGGCATATGCAGTGACGGCATTTTAAATTTGGAACCTTTCACCTTTCCATCAATATCTACATCTGGAGCACTGATGTCAACTTTGGGGCCTTTTAAATCACCTTCCACTTTAGGACCTTTAAGATTGAAGTCTAGATCAGGCATATGCAGTGACGGCATTTTAAATTTGGAACCTTTCACCTTTCCATCAATATCTACATCTGGACCCTCAAGCTTTACTTCTGGAGCATTGATGTCAACTTTGGGGCCTTTTAAATCACCTTCCACTTTAGGACCTTTAAGATTGAAGTCTATATCAGGCATATGCAGTGACGGCATTTTAAATTTGGAACCTTTCACCTTTCCATCAATATCTACATCTGGAGCACTTATGTCAACTTTGGGGCCTTTTAAATCACCTTCCACTTTAGGACCTTTAAGATTGAAGTCTATATCAGGCATATGCAGTGATGGCATTTTAAAATTGGGACCTTTCACTTTTCCCTCTGGGCATTCTATGTCTAACTCTGGGGCACTGATGTCCAGCTTTGGTACGGATACGTCTATTTCTCCTTCTGGAAGTGCAATATCTATATCTTTACCCTTCACTTTTGAGCCAGAAAACCCAAACGTAGGCATTTTAAATTTAGGCATTTTCAGTTTTCCTTCTGGCCCCTCAAGCTCAACATCTGGAATTGCCACATCAACCTCTGGCCCTTTCATATCAATTTTGGGTCCTTTCAGTTCTCCCTCTACTTTAGGCCCTTTTACATTTAAGCCGAAATCAGGCATGGACACTTCAGGCACATGCACTGAAGGCATTTTAAATTTGTGGCCTTTTACTTTACCATCAATGTTAACTTCTGGTGCATTAAGATCAACCTCTGGACAATGAATATCAGCTTTCAGATCTTTAATATCACCTTCAACTTTTGGAACCATGACATCCATGTCTCCTTTAATCTTTGGGCCTTTTAAGTTTAATTCAACATCTGGCATGGAAACTTTtggactttttatatttaatgatgGCATTTTGAACTTAGGAGAACTTACTTCTAAGTCTGTGTTTGCAATCTTTACATCTGTTTCTGGTATTTGTGCTTTGGGGCTTGAAAAATTAAATTTAGGAAatttaaatttagattttttcaCTTTACCCTCGGGCATTTCAAGGTCTATATTAGGGCCACTAACTGTTAAATCAGAGCCTTTCAGACTACTTCCTTTGGAAACAGAAAGATCAACATCACCTTTGATCTTAGGTCCTTTCATGTCAATTTCTGTGCCAGAATTACTAGGTTTAGAAAATCCCCAAGAGGGCAGTTTAAACTTTGGGCCCTTGATTTTCGAATCTGGAACCTCAACAGACACACCTGAGCTTGGGAACTTAACTTCAGGATCTTTCGTTTTAACTTTAGTAGGCTTTAAGTCGGCTTCCAAATTTACCTCTGGTAAGTCTATATCACCCTTAAATTTTGGTCCTTTTACATTATGATCAGTCTCAGGAATAGAAACTTTTGGTAAACTTACGCCTATCGAGGGCATTTTAAATTTCGGACCTTTTATTTTTCCATCAAAATCTACATCTGGAGCCTCAAGGTTAACTTCAGGAGCCTTGATGTCAACTTTGGGGGCTTTTAAATCACCTTCCAGTTTGGGACCTTTAAGATTGAAGTCTATATCAGGCATATGCAGTGAAGGCATCTTAAATTTGGGACCTTTCACTCTTCCCTCTGGGCATTCTATGTCTAACTCAGGAGCACTGATGTCTACCTTTGGTCCTGATATATCTATTTCTCCTTCTGGAAGTGAAATATCTACATCTTTACCATCTGCTTTTAGACCAGAAAACCCAAACTTAGGCATTttaaattttggcattttaagtTTTCCTTCTGGCCCCTCAAGCTCAACATCTGGAATTGCTACATCAACCTCTGGCCCTTTCATATCAATGTTGGGTCCTTTCAATTCTCCCTCCATTTTAGGCCCTTTTATATTTAAGCCTAGATCAGGCATGGAGACCTTGGGCATAGAAGGCATCTTAAATTTGGGACCTTTCACCTTTCCATCTATATCTACATCTGGAGCCTCAAGATTAACATCTGGTGCCTGGATGTCAACTTTTGGACCTTTTAAGTCACCTTCCAGTTTGGGACCTTTAAGATTGAAGTCTATATCAGGCATATGCAGTGATGGCATCTTAAATTTGGGACCTTTCACTTTTCCCTCTGGGCATTCTATGTCTAACTCAGGGGCACTGATGTCTACCTTTGGTCCTGATATATCTATTTCTCCTTCTGGAAGTGAAATATCTACATCTTTACCATCTGCTTTTAGACCAGAAAACCCAAACTTAGGCATTTTAAATTTTGGCATTTTCAGTTTTCCTTCTGGCCCCTCAAGCTCAACATCTGGAATTGCTACATCAAACTCTGGCCCTTTCATATCAATTTTGGGTCCTTTCAATTCTCCCTCCATTTTAGGCCCTTTTATATTTAAGCCTAGATCAGGCATAGAGACCTTGGGCATAGAAGGCATCTCAAATTTGGGACCTTTCACCTTTCCATCAACATCTACATCTGGAGCCTCAAGATTTACTTTTGGAGCCTTGATCTCAACTTTGGGGCCTTTTAAATCACCTTCCACTTTAGGACCTTTAAGATTGAAGTCTAAATCAGGCATATGCAGTGACGGCATCTTAAATTTAGAACCTTTCACCTTACCATCAATATCTACATCTGGAGCCTCAAGATTTACTTCTGGAGCATTGATGTCAACTTTGGGGCCTTTTAAATCACCTTCCACTTTAGGACCTTTAAGATTGAAGTCTAAATCAGGCATATGCAGTGACGGCATCTTAAATTTAGAACCTTTCACCTTACCATCAATATCTACATCTGGAGCCTCAAGATTTACTTCTGGAGCATTGATGTCAACTTTGGGGCCTTTTAAATCACCTTCCACTTTAGGACCTTTAAGATTGAAGTCTAGATCAGGCATATGCAGTGACGGCATCTTAAATTTAGAACCTTTCACCTTTCCATCAATATCTACATCTGGGGCCTCAAGATTTACTTCTGGAGCTTTGATGTCAACTTTGGGGCCTTTTGAATCACCTTCCACTTTAGGACCTTTAAGATTGAGGTCTATATCAGGCATATGCAGTGACGGCATTTTAAATTTGGGACCTTTCACTTTTCCCTCTGGGCATTCCATGTTCAGGTCAGGAGCACTGATGTCCACCTTTGGCCCTGATACATCTATTTCTCCTTCTGGAAGTTTAATATCTATTTCTTTACCATCCACTTTTGAGCCAGAAAACCCAAACTTGGGCATTTTAAATTTAGGCATTTTCATTTTTCCTTCTGGCCCCTCAAGCTCAACATCTGGAATTGCCACATCAACCTCTGGCCCTTTCATATCAATTTTGGGTCCTTTCAATTCTCCTTCCATTTTAGGCCCTTTTATATTTAAGCCTAGATCAGGCATGGACACTTTGGGCATAGAAGGCATCTTAAATTTGGGACCTTTCACCTTTCCATCAAAATCTACATCTGGAGCCTCAAGATTTACTTTTGGAGCCTTGATGTCAACTTTGGGGCCTTTTAAATCACCTTCCATTTTAGGACCTTTAAGATTGAAGTCTAAATCAGGCATATGCAGTGATGGCATCTTAAATTTAGAACCTTTCACCTTACCATCAATATCTACATCTGGAGCCTCAAGATTTATTTCTGGAGCATTGATGTCAACTTTGGGGCCCTTTAAATCACCTTCCACTTTAGGACCTTTAAGATTTAAGTCTATATCAGGCATATGCAGTGATGGCATTTTAAATTTGGGACCTTTCACTTTTCCCTCTGGACATTCTATGTCTAACTTAGGGGCACTGATGTCTACCTTTGGTCCTGATATATCTATTTCTCCTTCTGGAAGTGAAATGTCTACATCTTTACCATCTGCTTTTAGGCCGGAAAACCCAAACTTGGGCATTTTAAATTTTGGCATTTTCAGTCTCCCTTCTGGCCCCTCTAGCTCAACATCTGGAATTGCTACTTCAGCCTCTGGCCCTTTCATATCAATATTGGGTCCTTTCAATTCTCCCTCCATTTTAGGCCCTTTTATATTAAAGCCTAGATCAGGCATGGAGACCTTGGGCACTGAAGGCATCTTAAATTTGGGACCTTTCACCTTTCCATCAATATCTACATCCAGAGCCTCAAGATTTACTTCTGGAGCATTGATGTCAACTTTGGGGCCTTTTAAATCACCTTCCACTTTAGGACCTTTAAGATTGAAGTCTATATCAGGCATATGCAGTGACGGCATTTTAAATTTGGAACCTTTCACCTTTCCATCAATATCTACATCTGGAGCCTCAAGATTTACTTCTGGAGCATTGATGTCAACTTTAGGGCCTTTTAAATCACCTTCGACTTTAGGTCCTTTAAGATTGAAGTCTATATCAGGCATATGCAGTGACGGCATTTTAAATTTGGAACCTTTCACCTTTCCATCAATATCTACATCTGGAGCCTCAAGATTTACTTCTGGAGCATTGATGTCAACTTTGGGGCCTTTTAAATCACCTTCCACTTTAGGACCTTTAAGATTGAAGTCTATATCAGGCATATGCAGTGACGGCATCTTGAATTTGGAACCTTTCACATTTCCATCAATACCTATATCTGGAGCCTCAAGATTTACTTCTGGTGCATTGATGTCAACTTTGGGGCCTTTTAAATCACCTTCCACTTTAGGACCTTTAAGATTGAAGTCTAAATCAGGCATATGAAGTGATGGCATTTTAAATTTGGGACCTTTTACTTTTCCCTCTGGGCATTCTATGTCTAAATCAGGGGCACTGATGTCCACCTTTGGTCCTGATACATCCATCTCTCCTTCTGGAAGTGTAATATCTACATCTTTACCCTCCACTTTTGAGCCAGAAAACCCAAACTTAGGCATCTTAAATTTTGGCATTTTTAGCTTCCCTTTTCCTTCAGGACTTTCTATATCTAAAGTAGGTGAATCAAGCTCAACCTTTGGCGCTTTAATATCTATTTCAGGACCCTTTAACTCTCCTTCAATTTTAGGTCCTGAAATATCTGTTCCTTTCCACTTGGGACTTTTAATATTTAGATCAACATCAGGTATGGACATTTTTGGAATTGAAGGCATTTTAAATTTTGTCCCCTTGACTTTTGCTTCTGGACCCTCAATATCAAGTGTTGGTGTGTCGATGTTAACTTTCGGACCTGAAACATTCAGGTTGGTTTTTGGTAGTTTAACATCTACATCTGGGGCTTCTGCTTTGGAGCTTGAGAAACCAAACTTTGGCATATGAAatctagattttttatttttaactttagcTTCTGGCCCACCTATATCTAAATCAGGAACATCAATATCAATTTCTGGACTTTTTATTTCAACATCTAGCCCCCTCACATCTCCTTCCAATTTGGGTCCTGAAATATCTGCCCCTCCCTTCCACTTTGGGGATTTTATATTGAAATCAACATCTGGCACTTTAGGTAAATTAACATTCACTGATGGCATTTTAAATTTAGGCATTTTCAGTTTCCCTTCTGGTCCCTCCAGCTCAACATCTGGAACTGCTACATCAACCTCTGGCCCTTTCATATCAATATTGGGTCCTTTCAATTCTCCCTCTACTTTAGGCCCTTTTACATTTAAACCTAGATCAGGCATAGAAACCTTGGGCACAGAAGGCATCTTAAATTTGGGACCTTTCACCTTTCCATCAACATCTGGAGCCTCAAGGTTAACTTCAGGAGCCTTGATGTCAACTTTGGGGCCTTTTAGATCACCTTCCAGTTTGGGACCTTTAAGATTGAAGTCTATATCAGGCATATGCAGTGAAGGCATCTTAAATTTGGGACCTTTCACTTTTCCTTCTGGACACTCTATGTCTAACTCTGGGGCACTGATGTCTACCTTTGGTGCTGATAAATCTATTTCTCCTTCTGGAAGTTTAATATCTATATCTTTACCATCCACTTTTGAGCCAGAAAACCCAAACTTAGGCATTTTAAATTTAGGCATTTTCAGTTTCCCTTCTGGCCCCTCCAGCTCAACATCTGGAATTGCTACATCAACCTCTGGCCCTTTCATATCAATTTTGGGTCCTTTCAGTTCTCCCTCTACTTTAGGACCTTTTACATTTAAGCCTACATCAGGCATGGAGACCTTGGGCATAGAGGGCATCTTAAATTTAGGACCTTTCACCTTTCCATCAACATCTACATCTGGAGCCTCAAGATTTACTTCTGGAGCCTTGATGTCAACTTTGGGGCCTTTTAAATCACCTTCCACTTTAGGACCTTTAAGATTGAAGTCTATATCAGGCATATGCAGTGACGGCATTTTAAATTTGGAACCTTTCACCTTTCCATCAACATCTGGAGCCTCAAAGTTAACTTCAGGAGCCTTGATGTCAACTTTGGGGCCTTTTAGATCACCTTCCAGTTTGGGACCTTTAAGATTGAAGTCTATATCAGGCATATGCAGTGAAGGCATCTTAAATTTGGGACCTTTCACTTTTCCTTCTGGACATTCTATGTCTAACTCTGGGGCACTGATGTCTACCTTTGGTGCTGATAAATCTATTTCTCCTTCTGGAAGTTTAATATCTATATCTTTACCATCCAATTTTGAGCCAGAAAACCCAAACTTAGGCATTTTAAATTTAGGCATTTTCAGTTTCCCTTCTGGCCCCTCCAGCTCAACATCTGGAATTGCTACATCAACCTCTGGCCCTTTCATATCAATTTTGGGGCCTTTCAGTTCTCCCTCTACTTTAGGACCTTTTACATTTAAGCCTACATCAGGCATGGAGACCTTGGGCATAGAGGGCATCTTAAATTTAGGACCTTTCACCTTTCCATCAACATCTACATCTGGAGCCTCAAGATTTACTTCTGGAGCACTGATGTCAACTTTGGGGCCTTTTAAATCACCTTCCACTTTAGGACCTTTAAGATTGAAGTCTATATCAGGCATATGCAGTGACGGCATTTTAAATTTGGAACCTTTCACCTTTCCATCAATATCTACATCTGGAGCACTGATGTCAACTTTGGGGCCTTTAAAATCACCTTCCACTTTAGGACCTTTAAGATTGAAGTCTAGATCAGGCATATGCAGTGACGGCATTTTAAATTTGGAACCTTTCACCTTTCCATCAATATCTACATCTGGACCCTCAAGCTTTACTTCTGGAGCATTGATGTCAACTTTGGGGCCTTTTAAATCACCTTCCACTTTAGGACCTTTAAGATTGAAGTCTATATCAGGCATATGCAGTGACGGCATTTTAAATTTGGAACCTTTCACCTTTCCATCAATATCTACATCTGGAGCACTGATGTCAACTTTGGGGCCTTTTAAATCACCTTCCACTTTAGGACCTTTAAGATTGAAGTCTAGATCAGGCATATGCAGTGACGGCATTTTAAATTTGGAACCTTTCACCTTTCCATCAATATCTACATCTGGACCCTCAAGCTTTACTTCTGGAGCATTGATGTCAACTTTGGGGCCTTTTAAATCACCTTCCACTTTAGGACCTTTAAGATTGAAGTCTATATCAGGCATATGCAGTGACGGCATTTTAAATTTGGAACCTTTCACCTTTCCATCAATATCTACATCTGGAGCACTGATGTCAACTTTGGGGCCTTTTAAATCACCTTCCACTTTAGGACCTTTAAGATTGAAGTCTAGATCAGGCATATGCAGTGACGGCATTTTAAATTTGGAACCTTTCACCTTTCCATCAATATCTACAGCTGGAGCCTCAAGATTAACTTCTGGTGCCTTGATGTCAACTTTGGGGCTTTTTAAGTCACCTTCCAGTTTGGGACCTTTAAGATTGAAGTCTATATCAGGCATATGCAGTGATGGCATTTTAAATTTGGAACCCTTCACTTTTCCCTCTGGGCATTCTATGTCTAACTCTGGGACACTGATGTCAAGCTTTGGTCCTGATACATC
Encoded proteins:
- the ahnak gene encoding neuroblast differentiation-associated protein AHNAK isoform X26 is translated as MPSIPKVSMPDVGLNVKGPKLEGELKGPKIDMKGPQVNVEVSDVELEGPEGKLKMPKFKMPKFGFSGSKVDGKDVDIKLPEGEIDVSGPKVDIGAPELDIQCPEGKVKDPKFKMPSLHMPDIDFNLKGPKMEGDLKGPKVDIKAPEVNLEAPDVDVDGKVKGPKFKMPSMPKVSMPDVGLNVKGPKLEGDLKGPKIDMKGPEVDVAVPDVELEGPEGKLKMPKFKMPKFGIPGSNVDVKDVDIKLPKGEIDVSVPKMDIGAPELDFQCPEGKVKGSKFKMPSLHMPDIDFNLKGPKLEGDLKGPKVDMKAPEVNLEAPDVDFDGKVKGPKFKMPSMPKVSMSDVGLNVKGPKVEGELKGPKIDMKGPEVDVAIPDVELEGPEGKLKMPKFKMPKFGFSGSKVDSKDVDIKLPEREIDVSGPKVDISAPDLNMECPEGKVKGPKFKMPSLHMPDIDLNLKGPKVEGDLKGPKVDIKAPEVNLEAPDVDIDGKVKGSKFKMPSLHMPDIDLNLKGPKMEGDLKGPKVDIKAIEANLEAPDIDIDGKVKGSKFKMPSLHMPDIDFNLKGPKVEGDLKGPKVDFKVPEVNLEAPDVDGKVKGPKFKMPSLHMPDIDLNLKGPKVEGDLKGPKVDIKAPEVNLEAPDVDVDGKVKGLKFKMPSMPKVSMPDVGLNVKGPKVEGELKGPKIDMKGPEVDVAIPDVELEGPEGKLKMPKFKMPKFGFSGSKVDGKEIDIKLPEGEIDLSGPKLDISAPELDIECPEGKVKGSKFKMPSLHMPDIDFNLKGPKLEGDLKSPKVDIKAPEVNLEAPAVDIDGKVKGSKFKMPSLHMPDIDFNLKGPKVEGDLKGPKVDIRAPEVNLEAPDVDIDGKVKGPKFKMPSMPKVSMPDLGLNVKGPKVEGELKGPKIDMKGPEVDVAIPDVELEGPEGKLKMPKFKMPKFGFSGSKVDGKEIDIKLPEGEIDLSGPKLDISAPELDIECPEGKVKGSKFKMPSLHMPDIDFNLKGPKLEGDLKSPKVDIKAPEVNLEAPAVDIDGKVKGSKFKMPSLHMPDIDFNLKGPKVEGDLKGPKVDIRAPEVNFEAPDVDIDGKVKGPKFKMPSMPKVSMPDLGLNVKGPKVEGELKGPKIDMKGPEVDVEIPDVELEGPEGKLKMPKFKMPKFGFSGSKVDGKDVDIKLPEGEIDLSAPKVDISAPELDIECPEGKVKGPKFKMPSLHMPDIDFNLKGPKLDGDLKGPKVDIKAPEVNFEAPDVDGKVKGSKFKMPSLHMPDIDFNLKGPKVEGDLKGPKVDIKAPEVNLEAPDVDVDGKVKGPKFKMPSMPKVSMPDVGLNVKGPKVEGELKGPKIDMKGPEVDVAIPDVELEGPEGKLKMPKFKMPKFGFSGSKVDGKEIDIKLPEGEIDVSGPKLDISVPELDIECPEGKVKGSKFKMPSLHMPDIDFNLKGPKLEGDLKSPKVDIKAPEVNLEAPAVDIDGKVKGSKFKMPSLHMPDLDFNLKGPKVEGDLKGPKVDISAPDVDIDGKVKGSKFKMPSLHMPDIDFNLKGPKVEGDLKGPKVDINAPEVKLEGPDVDIDGKVKGSKFKMPSLHMPDLDFNLKGPKVEGDLKGPKVDISAPDVDIDGKVKGSKFKMPSLHMPDIDFNLKGPKVEGDLKGPKVDINAPEVKLEGPDVDIDGKVKGSKFKMPSLHMPDLDFNLKGPKVEGDFKGPKVDISAPDVDIDGKVKGSKFKMPSLHMPDIDFNLKGPKVEGDLKGPKVDISAPEVNLEAPDVDVDGKVKGPKFKMPSMPKVSMPDVGLNVKGPKVEGELKGPKIDMKGPEVDVAIPDVELEGPEGKLKMPKFKMPKFGFSGSKLDGKDIDIKLPEGEIDLSAPKVDISAPELDIECPEGKVKGPKFKMPSLHMPDIDFNLKGPKLEGDLKGPKVDIKAPEVNFEAPDVDGKVKGSKFKMPSLHMPDIDFNLKGPKVEGDLKGPKVDIKAPEVNLEAPDVDVDGKVKGPKFKMPSMPKVSMPDVGLNVKGPKVEGELKGPKIDMKGPEVDVAIPDVELEGPEGKLKMPKFKMPKFGFSGSKVDGKDIDIKLPEGEIDLSAPKVDISAPELDIECPEGKVKGPKFKMPSLHMPDIDFNLKGPKLEGDLKGPKVDIKAPEVNLEAPDVDGKVKGPKFKMPSVPKVSMPDLGLNVKGPKVEGELKGPNIDMKGPEVDVAVPDVELEGPEGKLKMPKFKMPSVNVNLPKVPDVDFNIKSPKWKGGADISGPKLEGDVRGLDVEIKSPEIDIDVPDLDIGGPEAKVKNKKSRFHMPKFGFSSSKAEAPDVDVKLPKTNLNVSGPKVNIDTPTLDIEGPEAKVKGTKFKMPSIPKMSIPDVDLNIKSPKWKGTDISGPKIEGELKGPEIDIKAPKVELDSPTLDIESPEGKGKLKMPKFKMPKFGFSGSKVEGKDVDITLPEGEMDVSGPKVDISAPDLDIECPEGKVKGPKFKMPSLHMPDLDFNLKGPKVEGDLKGPKVDINAPEVNLEAPDIGIDGNVKGSKFKMPSLHMPDIDFNLKGPKVEGDLKGPKVDINAPEVNLEAPDVDIDGKVKGSKFKMPSLHMPDIDFNLKGPKVEGDLKGPKVDINAPEVNLEAPDVDIDGKVKGSKFKMPSLHMPDIDFNLKGPKVEGDLKGPKVDINAPEVNLEALDVDIDGKVKGPKFKMPSVPKVSMPDLGFNIKGPKMEGELKGPNIDMKGPEAEVAIPDVELEGPEGRLKMPKFKMPKFGFSGLKADGKDVDISLPEGEIDISGPKVDISAPKLDIECPEGKVKGPKFKMPSLHMPDIDLNLKGPKVEGDLKGPKVDINAPEINLEAPDVDIDGKVKGSKFKMPSLHMPDLDFNLKGPKMEGDLKGPKVDIKAPKVNLEAPDVDFDGKVKGPKFKMPSMPKVSMPDLGLNIKGPKMEGELKGPKIDMKGPEVDVAIPDVELEGPEGKMKMPKFKMPKFGFSGSKVDGKEIDIKLPEGEIDVSGPKVDISAPDLNMECPEGKVKGPKFKMPSLHMPDIDLNLKGPKVEGDSKGPKVDIKAPEVNLEAPDVDIDGKVKGSKFKMPSLHMPDLDFNLKGPKVEGDLKGPKVDINAPEVNLEAPDVDIDGKVKGSKFKMPSLHMPDLDFNLKGPKVEGDLKGPKVDINAPEVNLEAPDVDIDGKVKGSKFKMPSLHMPDLDFNLKGPKVEGDLKGPKVEIKAPKVNLEAPDVDVDGKVKGPKFEMPSMPKVSMPDLGLNIKGPKMEGELKGPKIDMKGPEFDVAIPDVELEGPEGKLKMPKFKMPKFGFSGLKADGKDVDISLPEGEIDISGPKVDISAPELDIECPEGKVKGPKFKMPSLHMPDIDFNLKGPKLEGDLKGPKVDIQAPDVNLEAPDVDIDGKVKGPKFKMPSMPKVSMPDLGLNIKGPKMEGELKGPNIDMKGPEVDVAIPDVELEGPEGKLKMPKFKMPKFGFSGLKADGKDVDISLPEGEIDISGPKVDISAPELDIECPEGRVKGPKFKMPSLHMPDIDFNLKGPKLEGDLKAPKVDIKAPEVNLEAPDVDFDGKIKGPKFKMPSIGVSLPKVSIPETDHNVKGPKFKGDIDLPEVNLEADLKPTKVKTKDPEVKFPSSGVSVEVPDSKIKGPKFKLPSWGFSKPSNSGTEIDMKGPKIKGDVDLSVSKGSSLKGSDLTVSGPNIDLEMPEGKVKKSKFKFPKFNFSSPKAQIPETDVKIANTDLEVSSPKFKMPSLNIKSPKVSMPDVELNLKGPKIKGDMDVMVPKVEGDIKDLKADIHCPEVDLNAPEVNIDGKVKGHKFKMPSVHVPEVSMPDFGLNVKGPKVEGELKGPKIDMKGPEVDVAIPDVELEGPEGKLKMPKFKMPTFGFSGSKVKGKDIDIALPEGEIDVSVPKLDISAPELDIECPEGKVKGPNFKMPSLHMPDIDFNLKGPKVEGDLKGPKVDISAPDVDIDGKVKGSKFKMPSLHMPDIDFNLKGPKVEGDLKGPKVDINAPEVKLEGPDVDIDGKVKGSKFKMPSLHMPDLDFNLKGPKVEGDLKGPKVDISAPDVDIDGKVKGSKFKMPSLHMPDIDFNLKGPKVEGDLKGPKVDISAPEVNLEAPDVDIDGKVKGSKFKMPSLHMPDLDFNLKGPKVEGDLKGPKVDISAPEVNLEAPDVDIDGKVKGSKFKMPSLHMPDLDFNLKGPKVEGDLKGPKVDIKAPEVNLEAPDVDVDGKVKGPKFQMPSMPKVSMPDLGLNIKGPKMEGEFKGPKIDMKGPQVDVAIPDVELEGPEGKLKMPKFKMPKFGFSGSKVDGKDVDIKLPEGEIDVSGPKVDISAPELDIECPEGKLKGSKFKMPSLHMPDIDLNLKSPKLEGDLKDPKVDIKAPEINLEAPDVDMDGKVKGPKFKMPSVPKVSMPDLGLNVKGPKVEGELKGPKIDMKGPEVDVAIPDVELEGPEGKLKMPKFKMPKFGFSGSKVDGKDVDIELPEADLSASGPKVDISAPKFNIKGLEGKVKGPKVEMPSVNLATHDVHLNLKGPKLEGQGIDPKGPEGNIDIAIPKTGLDIKAPDVSLPSTGLDIEGPEGNFKMPKVKKPKFGFGMKSPKADINVPAVDIGTPDVEVNAEMPEIGVAGKGKKGKLKMPKIHMSGPKIKGKKGGFDVNTPELDSEVSMKTPNADISISGGDATIKSDIGIKGTKTRKPLFGKIHFPDVEFDIKSPKLKGDASLPSPKADIKTSDLHIGGEINTQEVEVSSTGLDIGELDVKSKKSKIKLPAFSMSGAKVEYGHDTSLPKDSINVSGLKLEGDIKASGTDASLRKLDADLSSSSFGGDLSLEGPKIQMPSVSILDPNVSFPDSDLNVTGPKIGCGLRVASDFTNSDASGSLLHGDAAGLKFNMGKPDINLKGQDLSLKGNLEGQFKGPQSIDVAGAKVGGLVQGGVDGHFGASGISADTESSAVKISFPRLLMPKFTGPEHLGREMGVDVDFPKVETTNLSQADHELEEGDIKIKKSKIKMPKFNFSKAKGKGEYNLPDVSVSGSKGDLKSSKASLGSAEGAVGSAGMEVVSERVISSREKSPKYEFSLFTSKKPRHRSSSMSEEIEGAMQSSPSGTLELDSGGMSLEGGKKKGKHSKIKFGTFGGLGSKSKGSYEVTLSDDENVQGSGASLSSRKSRVSSSSSNDSGTKAGVKLPKVELTVAKKKQ